One region of Diabrotica undecimpunctata isolate CICGRU chromosome 6, icDiaUnde3, whole genome shotgun sequence genomic DNA includes:
- the LOC140444670 gene encoding uncharacterized protein, whose product MSLIGYIEQFNPAKSDITSYIERLEQLFICNVVDKDKEVPLLISLIGGETYSVLKDLLASEVQSSKTFEELKRVLIEHYCPKRDRFVCGVRSVQIRRKLLAEDNISFERAYEIALSIELTEGQVRSMEQENVAAIEGKLDKVMFRKREATVKKDDGHQTGRTKAWQCFSCKKVGHTSAVCRSKVSLLEEDDIQDEIEEENSLFLGFLSSLEPENSAPEKIVLEVEESKHNFTPLLGRNWLNVLHPNWRQIVNCSHNEFVSQLELENLETSSLISQLKREFKSDFDENNNSFIKGFEIDLKLKENTQPIFHRAYDMPFALKDKVELEIKKLVELGILEKVSYSNWASPIVVVPKKLSEELRICVDFKKTLNKVLDSDHCALPLPENIFACLSRHKYFTVLDLKDTVVTNIHYGWIRKPTAFHHLTSLSTPSLFHSVSYSAAGLIYSLRA is encoded by the exons ATGTCGTTAATTGGATACATTGAGCAGTTCAATCCTGCGAAAAGTGATATCACCTCTTATATAGAAAGACTTGAGCAGTTGTTTATATGTAATGTAGTGGACAAAGACAAGGAAGTTCCATTATTGATTTCTTTAATTGGCGGAGAGACTTACAGTGTCTTAAAAGACTTATTAGCATCAGAGGtacaaagttcaaaaacatttgaGGAGTTAAAAAGAGTTCTGATTGAACATTATTGCCCAAAGCG AGACAGGTTTGTATGTGGTGTACGATCAGTCCAAATAAGACGTAAACTCCTGGCAGAAGACAACATTTCCTTTGAAAGAGCTTATGAGATAGCCTTGTCAATAGAACTTACAGAAGGTCAAGTTAGAAGCATGGAACAGGAAAATGTAGCGGCAATAGAAGGGAAGTTAGATAAAGTAATGTTCAGAAAGAGGGAAGCTACAGTGAAGAAAGATGATGGCCATCAAACTGGTAGAA CCAAAGCATGGCAATGTTTCAGTTGTAAGAAAGTGGGACATACAAGTGCAGTATGTCGTTCGAAAGTTAGTTTGTTAGAAGAAGATGATATACAGGATGAAATTGAGGAGGAAAATTCATTGTTTCTAGGTTTCTTGTCTTCATTGGAACCTGAAAATTCAGCTCCAGAGAAAATAGTATTAGAAGTAGAAg AAAGTAAACATAATTTTACTCCACTGTTGGGTAGGAATTGGTTAAATGTATTGCATCCTAATTGGAGACAAATAGTTAACTGTTCACATAATGAATTTGTTAGTCAGCTGGAATTGGAAAACCTTGAAACTTCAAGTTTAATTTCACAATTAAAAAGGGAATTTAAATCAGATTTTGATGAGAATAATAATTCATTCATTAAGGGTTTTGaaattgatttaaaattaaaagaaaatacgcAACCCATTTTTCATAGGGCCTATGATATGCCATTTGCCCTAAAAGATAAAGTTGaattggaaataaaaaaactAGTGGAGTTAGGAATTTTAGAAAAAGTCAGTTACAGTAACTGGGCTAGTCCCATAGTAGTAGTTCCAAAAAAATTGTCTGAGGAACTAAGAATTTGTGtagattttaaaaaaacattaaacaaagtCTTAGATAGTGATCATTGCGCATTACCATTACCAGAAAATATCTTTGCATGTCTAAGCAGACATAAATACTTTACGGTTTTAGATTTAAAAGATACAGTGGTTACAAACATACATTATGGATGGATCCGTAAACCCACGGCGTTCCATCACCTAACCTCACTATCGACCCCTAGTCTTTTCCACAGTGTCTCTTATTCCGCTGCCGGACTcatatattcgctccgtgcgtga